The stretch of DNA CATAGGGAACAGAGCACGGCCCCCTCTTCTCGCGCCTACAGTTGGACACGCAAGCATCCTCAGTGTGAATAGAGCAGTTGTGATAGGCTTCGCCTCGTATCCCGTAGAGATCCCCCATGATTCGGTAGCCACCGGAGGAGACGCAGAACCGGTCAGGTATCGACACCGCGCTGGCAGGGTATCGCCGTGAACGCCGATCTCGACGGGTCGCAGTAAGTGTGCGACTCCACCGCCGAGCTGACGTAGTTCCAAAGGACGCCAGGCACGACATCGACTCGAAAACGGATTACGCAAATGTCTCTCCCTCCCGATATAGAAGGCAGAACGACGCAGATTATGAGGCTCGATCAGTTTTCACGCGACCGCTCGAAAACCGCGACGTGGTCCATCTCTTCCATGCTAATCCCCACATCTGATGGTTCGCTGGAGAGGTATTATGAACCCGTGTGCTGGGGGTATTTCTGCTCCGATCAGCCCCGCCTTGCGTCGACAACGGCGCCAATGGACCATGTCCTTTTCTTTTTCTCTTCCGGCGATTCCCGGGTCTTGTCTGATTTGCACCGAGAATAAGAGAGGGTGGATGGCCGCTCGGCGAAAACACTCCCCACTCTGCGAGGTCCCCGTAGTTCGTTGAGCAGTTACAGAAGGCAGTAAGTTGGACGCAATATCGTCCCGAAGGGGCGACCGTGCCTCCTCTCTAACAGGCTGGCTACATCTCGTTCGCTTTCTCCGACCAGGATTCGTGAAGTTTTTCGCCAGCCTCCATGGGATCGATCTCGTCGTACATGACCTTCTGTGAGAGGTCGAACCAGGTCGACGAAACCTGACTGACGCTCCAGAAGCCGTAGGACTTTCCGGTCTCAAAGACGTCTTTGAACCCGGCCCAGTCCGGGTTATCCGTGTTTTCGGGGACGGTCCACTCGACATCCTCGTGAGCGGGGAGATTACCCGGATTTTCCTCGAGGTACGTCTGAATACCCTCGGGCGAGGTGAACGCTTTGATCGCTTTCCAGGCCTCCTCCTTGTTCTTCGAATGACGGTTGACGAAGAGGGGCTTTACCTCGGCGTACGTCCCTTTCTCGCCGCCTTCGACGCGCGGATTGTGCGTCGCTGCGCTGTTCTTGTAGTTCTCTTCCGCCTGTTCGTTCGTGTCATCGGACGTCTCCATGAGACCGTACACCCACGGTCCAGTGGAGATGGCAGCGTAGTTCCCGTTCATGTACGCAATGTCGTGTGCCAGGGAGTCGATGCCCCTCGCGTCCGGATTTGTCGCGGGGGTGTCGGTTGCGAAGAACGGATCGTAGAAATACTCCTTGAACACGATGCCGAAGTCCTCGGCAGTGGCATTGAGCGTAAATCCGTCCCCGTCCGCCTCGAAGACTGAGTCGACACGCTGGAAGAGGAAGGAGAGGAACTCCTGGAGCCCACGGGTATTCCCCTTCTGGCTAGTAAGAGTGAATCCGTGCATGTCGTCTTCGTTCTTCGTGATCTCTGCACCCATTTGGATGAAGTCGCTCCACTGGTCCGGGATGTCGAAGCCGTACTTCTCGAAGATGTCCTGACGATAGACGAATCCACGGCCGTTCCCGATGTATGGGAGGGCCCAGATTTCGTCCTGGTGCTTCATCGTATCCAGACCGACGTATCCGTCTTTGTAATCGAGGTCGTCAATACGGTCCGTCAGCGGTTCGATCAGGTCGGCGGAGACGTAGTCTCCCCGGTGATTGGGGGTCGCCTCGACAGCATCCGGAGTACCGGTGTTCGCACCGGTGAGGTACTGCTGTTTGATGCTGTCGTACCGCATGTCGGTGAATTTGACTTCGACGTCCGTCGCGTCCTGGATGAGCTGCTGCGATTGGGGATGGTCCGAATCGGGATTGTCTCCCCAATACGTGATGCTGTCTCCGCCACCGAATACATTACCAGTGCAACCTGCGAAACCACCGGCTGCCATGCCAGCCGCCAGTCCCATGTACTTACGTCTACTGTAGCTTTCTCCTGACATACTTCGTTGGTATCTATGCATAGGTGACACATATAACTTCCCCATTTTTAATAATAGTACATGTAGTAGAAATACGAACAGTCGTTCCCAGCTTCCTTGTGCGAAAGAGAGGTGGAACGCAGACCCCCACGAGGGAGAAACGTCGGGTTCTGATGCTACTGATCGGACGCTAAGGACGCCCACAGATCGGTGTACTTGCGCCGTCGGTAGAGATACACAGTGCAGACTACTGTCGTCGTGACCACCAGAGAATATACGATAACGAGCGGTGATCCGCTCCCAAACAGGTTGAGTGACGGGGCTACCAACCGTGTCGCAAGTGGGATTGCGAAGCCCATCGCAAAATACCAGAACCAGCTGGGAGTCCACTCGACTTCTGCATGTGAAAGGTGCACTGCGTCTCGGAACAGCGCTATGTATGCGAAGAAAC from Natronorubrum halophilum encodes:
- a CDS encoding extracellular solute-binding protein, with translation MSGESYSRRKYMGLAAGMAAGGFAGCTGNVFGGGDSITYWGDNPDSDHPQSQQLIQDATDVEVKFTDMRYDSIKQQYLTGANTGTPDAVEATPNHRGDYVSADLIEPLTDRIDDLDYKDGYVGLDTMKHQDEIWALPYIGNGRGFVYRQDIFEKYGFDIPDQWSDFIQMGAEITKNEDDMHGFTLTSQKGNTRGLQEFLSFLFQRVDSVFEADGDGFTLNATAEDFGIVFKEYFYDPFFATDTPATNPDARGIDSLAHDIAYMNGNYAAISTGPWVYGLMETSDDTNEQAEENYKNSAATHNPRVEGGEKGTYAEVKPLFVNRHSKNKEEAWKAIKAFTSPEGIQTYLEENPGNLPAHEDVEWTVPENTDNPDWAGFKDVFETGKSYGFWSVSQVSSTWFDLSQKVMYDEIDPMEAGEKLHESWSEKANEM